In Candidatus Methylomirabilota bacterium, a genomic segment contains:
- a CDS encoding isocitrate lyase/phosphoenolpyruvate mutase family protein translates to MATTQKDKAVRFRALHEAPGYFVIPNPWDGASARILAGLGFLALATSSGAQAGTLGRRDGKVTRDEALAHARAIVSATDLPVAADLEKGFGDAPAAAAETIRLAAEVGLVGGSIEDATGDKDKPLYDAAHAVERVAAAVEAARKLSLPFTLTARAENFLRGNPNLDDTIKRLQAYERAGADVLFAPGLPDLAAVRTVCQSLSKPFNFMVGIKGRSFTVAELADAGVKRISLATSLYRAAMTGLLDAAREVKEQGTFGYVDRSVPTPELNAYLEG, encoded by the coding sequence ATGGCCACCACGCAGAAGGACAAGGCCGTTCGCTTCCGGGCTCTCCACGAGGCGCCGGGCTATTTCGTGATCCCCAATCCGTGGGACGGCGCCTCCGCGCGCATCCTCGCGGGTCTGGGCTTTCTCGCCCTCGCGACGTCGAGCGGCGCCCAGGCCGGCACGCTGGGCCGGCGTGACGGCAAGGTGACTCGCGACGAAGCGCTCGCGCACGCGCGCGCCATCGTGAGCGCGACCGATCTGCCCGTGGCCGCCGACCTCGAGAAGGGCTTCGGCGACGCGCCCGCGGCGGCGGCGGAGACCATCCGACTGGCCGCCGAGGTGGGGCTGGTGGGCGGGTCCATCGAGGACGCCACCGGCGACAAAGACAAGCCCCTCTACGACGCCGCCCACGCGGTGGAGCGGGTGGCCGCGGCGGTGGAGGCAGCGCGCAAGCTCTCGCTCCCGTTCACGCTGACCGCGCGGGCGGAGAACTTCCTCCGCGGGAATCCAAATCTCGACGACACCATCAAGCGCTTGCAGGCATACGAGCGAGCGGGTGCGGACGTGCTGTTCGCGCCTGGGCTGCCCGACCTCGCGGCGGTGCGCACGGTCTGCCAGTCCCTCTCCAAGCCCTTCAACTTCATGGTGGGCATCAAGGGACGGTCGTTCACCGTGGCCGAGCTGGCCGATGCCGGCGTGAAGCGAATCAGCCTCGCCACGTCCCTCTACCGCGCGGCCATGACGGGGCTCCTCGACGCCGCGCGCGAGGTGAAGGAGCAGGGCACGTTCGGCTACGTCGACCGCTCGGTCCCGACCCCCGAGCTCAACGCCTACCTGGAGGGCTGA
- a CDS encoding cobalamin-independent methionine synthase II family protein: protein MRDSRARILTTHAGSLPRPDDLIELNRARQAGESSDEGAYQARLAAAVTDVVRRQRAAGIDVPGDGEFGKAMGQRVNYGAWWSYSFQRLGGLELGMELYRIPAQRSTPGHARLTSFGDRRDRALFAAAYADADSGVSTNRGGPGMRLPVCRGPITYTGGEAIRADIAHMKAALGAAGVAEGFMTSIAPGSASRIGNEHYKTDEELIYACAEAMREEYRAILDAGLVLQLDDPAIAENWDMINPAPTVDEYRALSMVRVEALNHALRGLPQERIRFHLCWGSWHGPHVTDIPLRDIVDVMLAVNCRAYSFEAGNVRHEHEWKVWQDVKLPAGKVLIPGVVSHATNVVEHPELVADRIARIANLVGPERVIAGTDCGLGGRIHPDIAWAKLETLAEGAALASRQLYGGS from the coding sequence ATGAGGGACAGTCGCGCGCGCATCCTGACCACGCACGCGGGCAGCCTGCCCCGCCCCGATGACCTCATCGAGCTGAATCGCGCGCGCCAGGCCGGGGAATCGTCGGACGAGGGCGCCTATCAGGCGCGCCTGGCCGCGGCAGTCACCGACGTCGTGCGCCGCCAGCGCGCGGCGGGCATCGACGTTCCGGGCGACGGCGAGTTCGGCAAGGCCATGGGCCAGCGCGTGAACTACGGCGCGTGGTGGAGCTACTCGTTCCAGCGGCTGGGCGGCCTCGAGCTCGGCATGGAGCTCTACCGCATTCCCGCGCAGCGCTCCACGCCCGGCCACGCGCGCCTGACGAGCTTCGGCGACCGGCGCGATCGCGCCCTCTTCGCCGCCGCGTATGCGGACGCCGACTCCGGAGTGTCGACGAATCGCGGCGGGCCGGGCATGCGGCTGCCGGTGTGCCGCGGGCCGATCACCTACACCGGCGGCGAGGCGATCCGGGCGGACATCGCGCACATGAAGGCCGCGCTGGGAGCGGCGGGCGTGGCCGAGGGCTTCATGACGTCGATCGCGCCGGGCAGCGCCTCGCGCATCGGCAATGAGCACTACAAGACCGACGAAGAGCTGATCTACGCGTGTGCGGAGGCCATGCGCGAGGAATACCGGGCCATCCTCGACGCCGGACTCGTCCTCCAGCTCGACGATCCTGCCATCGCCGAGAACTGGGACATGATCAACCCCGCGCCCACCGTGGACGAGTACCGCGCGCTGTCGATGGTGCGCGTGGAGGCGCTCAACCATGCGCTCCGGGGGCTGCCCCAGGAGCGCATCCGCTTCCATCTCTGCTGGGGGAGCTGGCACGGCCCACACGTGACGGACATTCCGCTGCGCGACATCGTGGACGTGATGCTCGCGGTGAACTGTCGGGCCTACTCCTTCGAGGCCGGCAACGTCCGCCATGAGCACGAATGGAAAGTCTGGCAGGACGTGAAGCTCCCCGCGGGCAAGGTCCTGATTCCCGGTGTGGTGAGCCATGCCACCAACGTGGTGGAGCACCCCGAGCTGGTCGCCGACCGGATTGCGCGCATCGCTAACCTCGTGGGACCGGAGCGCGTCATCGCGGGCACCGACTGCGGGCTCGGCGGACGCATCCACCCCGACATCGCCTGGGCCAAGCTCGAGACGCTGGCCGAGGGCGCCGCGCTGGCCTCACGCCAGCTCTACGGAGGGTCCTGA
- the pssA gene encoding CDP-diacylglycerol--serine O-phosphatidyltransferase — translation MRQRLHFSMIRGFHLADLFTIANGFCGMGALFAAMTFLTSVDRRWLWGAALLVPVALVFDVLDGRIARWRHAASPMGRELDSLADVISFGVAPAGIAFAAGLTSVLDTLVLLYFVGCGLSRLARFNVTAEAMAGDAGKVSYFEGTPIPTSVVPLALLMLAFQRDALLPVSVLGAELHLVGLLFFLSGSLMISKTLRIPKL, via the coding sequence ATGCGACAGCGCCTGCACTTCTCGATGATCCGCGGGTTCCACCTTGCGGATCTCTTCACGATCGCCAATGGGTTCTGCGGGATGGGCGCCCTGTTCGCGGCGATGACGTTCCTTACCAGCGTCGACCGCCGGTGGCTCTGGGGGGCGGCCCTCCTCGTGCCGGTGGCGCTGGTCTTCGACGTGCTGGACGGCCGCATCGCGCGCTGGCGGCACGCCGCCTCGCCGATGGGGCGTGAGCTGGACTCGCTCGCCGACGTGATCTCGTTCGGGGTGGCGCCCGCGGGCATCGCCTTCGCGGCCGGGCTCACCAGCGTCCTCGACACGCTCGTGCTCCTGTACTTCGTGGGTTGCGGGCTGAGCCGGCTCGCCCGCTTCAACGTCACCGCCGAGGCGATGGCCGGCGACGCCGGCAAGGTTTCCTACTTCGAGGGCACGCCCATTCCCACCAGCGTGGTGCCGCTCGCTCTGCTCATGCTCGCCTTCCAGCGAGATGCGCTTCTGCCGGTGTCGGTGCTAGGCGCGGAGCTTCACCTCGTGGGGCTGCTCTTCTTCTTGTCGGGAAGCCTGATGATCAGCAAGACCCTGCGCATCCCGAAGCTCTAG